The sequence below is a genomic window from Uranotaenia lowii strain MFRU-FL chromosome 2, ASM2978415v1, whole genome shotgun sequence.
GAAGATCCATTCACCACCAAGATCCTGTATGTCAGTTTGGTAAGATCTAGATTTGATTACACGAGTATACTATGTAGGCCAATGTACTAAGTATGTCCATATAAGTCGACTAGAGATCAGAAACGCTTGTGAGATTCGCTGTCCAGAATCTAAGCTGGAGAGGAAAATTGTCAGATAACGTCAGATTACACATCTGTTTACTTTTGGATCCGGATTAAATAGAGCATCGAAAACGCATAAATGATGTGATGttctttcataaaaattgaacgTGGTTTGACAAACTCAACTTTTCTACGCTCACGATTGACTGCTAAAGCCAGCAATGAGGTCTAAGGAAGACTTTACTACAGTCGCAACTCTTAAGTTATGAGGGAGATAAACAGTGTTTACAGTgtcattgatttcaatttaagttTATCTATAatcaaaaatctgtaaaatttatttttttaagaagaccACTGTATGTTAGATACTTTTAAGATAGGCGGGATGACGGGCTTAGCCCATAAATCCGTTTATTAATAAAtgaattcagtaaaaaaaacagaacaaaatacACAGCAATGAGGCCATATTGAcgctttaaaaataattcaattactAGACTGTTACTTAATGTTAATGATAAAGACTTAAAATGCCATTTTAGAGATCCTATTGACTCGATTGTAACATCTTAAAACCGCTGGATTAACTTGCTTCCACATTAACTCAACGACAAAGATAAGGAACGCACCGAAAGTCCCAGCTCCCAATATGATCAAAGGACTAAGAATATGATTCATGGTCAGAGGAGCTAATTCATCCGAATTTGTCTGCTTAGAGGCTGCCTTCAACAGAGCTTGTTCCACTACATTGTCAGCATACTTCCGCAGAGCTTCCCTCTCCCAGTAAGTCATGAAACCGAATTGGATCGCCTCCAGGTTGAACTTGTTGAAATACTCCATCAGGGGCCAACCTCTTTGAGAATACCCAATGGTATAGGTGAAGTAGAATTCCtccgaaagaatttcaaacgAATGCACGTTATCCCTACGTACGAACGACCCGAAAGCATAGTTGCCTCCATTCAAAAGCTCAACTCCAACACCGAATTGTCCGGTTAGCGTCTGCTGATAGAGCCATTCTTCATCCGGGCTCAAATCGAACTTGTTAATCACTCCCTTGATGTCcgactaaaaaatttaaactattagATTGACTTCATATACCTTAAGAAAGACTGTAAACATTACCGAATTCGCTCCGAAGAGAGACAAAATCCAAGCGATTGCTGGGGCTCCCCATCTGTACGGAGATGATACAAACTCGTGGATGGTTTCGATGGACTTCTCAAAGCGAGGTACCGTTAGAACGCAAGCCAGAGCACCCGCGTAGCTGTTGCTGAGAACAACTCCGGAAAGCAATATGAACGCTATCAAAATTCGGTAGGAAGAAGAAACGGAGCTGAAagaatttatatgttttagtaaGATATTTCAGATGTCCAGAGAAAGTATACTTCGGGAAAATTCCTTGATCCAAATAGATGGAAATCATGTCGAAGATTGACTTCTCAATAGGTGGCTCCGGTGCATCGCGATCGCTGCTATGCTTCCGATTGAGGGTTGTGATTATGTGGTGAACCGCTGTCATTATTACCAACATAATGGCAATCGCCACCCAGAGGGCTTTACTGAATGGGTAAatcactgtcaaaaatgttggaAGAAGCTTTGCTGCCGGCACTAAAGTTGTTATCGTAGACTTGACCGTATACTGGCTTCCGTCGAGAATATCCAAGAACCTTTGATGGACAAAGAGCAATTTGTTAAACTGTTGTTTACCTTAATGTACTGATAGTACCTATGAATATAATACGTTACCAGTTATAATAGAGGCAGCAAAGTCCAAATTCGGTTCGATTGGTGTAAATCGAATAAATAGCACCATAACCCGATCCATTTTCATAGATGTCTCCCCAATCACTAGGACCAACTGCAATAAGGAAGCTGTTAGTTCGAAAgaatcaacttttgaaaaacttcttctCACAAGGTGTCACCTGAAGGCTACAATTTCTCATTCGACAAAATTCAACTGCCAGTGTTCCTTCTAAGCCTTCCagataaagttcatttttcaAGGTTGAATTTACCATATCCGCATTTCCATTATGAGCACCGACATTCGACATCACACAGTAAGGCAGATATTCTGTAGATGCGAATTGAAGCGTTCGACCTTCGAGATTGAATAGTTTATCATAGAATATTGGTATCAGGGATGTGAACTCATTCCGGGTTACATTGAATACGTTGCCCAAATAAATTTCCCCAGGAATTCGACTGTAGTCGTGGGTGAAAAAGTTGAAGTTGCCATCGGATGGGACCATAAACCAAAGGTTGGGAAAAACTAAAATAGAGATTATGTTAAATTATGTTCTAATAAGAAGTTTGAACAtatgtttacattttaaaaCCTCTTCCTTTTGTACGTCCGTCAAGGGAAATGATCCATATTCATCGAACACTAGTATATTTTTATCCCGTATTCGCtgctttgatttatttttcagaatCATCTTCAAATCGAAGAAATGTGCAATGTTTCTAGTCGCTACAATATAAGACTGCAAAACACATCTTTTTAGTTTGATATAAAGGTTTCCATAAAAGTTGACTTACTTGACATCCATTTTCAATAGCGTTTTCCAGATTAATGAAACTGTCTTCCGAAATCCATATAACGGAATTGTAACCATTTTCCAGAGATTGAAAGGCCCATTCAACAGACTCAAGGAACTCACAATAACGGTCACACTTCCTTGCAGCATCCCTCAAATTGCGATCATAATAAATAACAGTGCAGTAATTTTCCTTTACGAAGTGGGAATTAACTACagttttgagaagaaaaaaaataccattaaaaaagaatccacaaaaaaaaaatacaagtttaATAAATGGTTATCACCAATCAGTTGCAAAATCGTTTGCAAAGTCGAAGGCGGAAGCTCGAACATAATTTCAGTTCTTTTCACACAACATTCGGTTAAACAGTGCTACATTTCGGCCACGTGCAACCATATTTTTATAGTAGCTCTTCACCTTTTCACGATTAACCGTTTAGCAGTAATTTGTTGGGTACTTCTGTCCAGAATGCCCCTGTGGGGTAAAACGCCAACGACTATATTTCGTTAaactttgaagattttttttattttaaaaacacaaatgTGTTCTAAAAATCAATACTctgttattataaaaataattaccaGATAGGTATTCAATTAAACGCGAATTAcaatcaatttcatttttatgatgGCTGTTCATCTCTTAATATGTAAGAAGTAAGCAAAAGAAAAAGGCTTTTACACCAAGGCGATTGATTTAAACATTCTCACCATTGGTTTTATTGGTTGTTGAGGAaattgtagggatgagatgaaggatatgcaggaaataaatcaaattttagacaaacaaaaaataataaaacaaaacaatagttGTATtcagcaacactgaagataaataaaataaaatacatttcTATAGCAACGTTTGCTTTTCAGGCAACacaatcgtaaaatcacgacaatggcgtggttggtagaataaggagagagagcgcagattttcaaggctgctgctacgaaaaatttgtttctgattatgcctccggtagaaagacggatagGCACAGGATGCACAGATTTTCAAGCCAGCTGCTacgaaaaattaatttctgattCAACCTCCGCGccccggtagaaagacggattggtacaggaagcacagatttttaagactgctgcttaGATCAAAATTGGTTCTGATTTGGCCACtgaaaaagacgaaattggcttaggaagtgcagatttttaagcctgctgctgctgattgtgtgtgttgatttggccttctggaagAAAAAGGCGGTATGGCTTTTgaagcacagatttttgagACAGCGGCTGCTGATTGTTAGTTATCATTTTTCTTTCCGGttgaaaaagacaaaatggCTTTGGAAGGGCAGCATTTCAGGCAgattctgctgattgtttacattggtttggctttccagtggaaaaagacggaattggcttaggaagtgctaACTTTTAAGCTTGCTGTTTCTGATGGTTTGCTATGATtttgctttccggtggaaaaagactgTATGACTTTGGAAGCGCAGGTTTTTGAGActtttgctgctgattgtttgttttggcttGATTACGTGGTGGAAAAAGGCAGCTCTAGCAGCTTCTGCGGATTTTTTGTAATGACtaggccttccggtggaaaaatccggaattggcttagaaagagcagatttttaaggctgctaggTAGCTGATAGGTGGTGTGTTAGTGATTTGAGAGTTTTTCGATGTACAAGTATAACTCGGCTAAATAATCATTGATTCTGGATGTGAAAAGTGATGATGCGAATGTTCAATTCTTTCAAAGAATCATTAATACTGGACATTTAagactttaaaatatttcagataaaattccgatgaaagactcgaataattttggaatgCTGATGAAAGATTCGGATTATCTTTGAAatttcgatgaaagactcggaaatTCTGGGAAtgccgatgaaagactcggattaCCTTAGAAATTCCGATGA
It includes:
- the LOC129742976 gene encoding uncharacterized protein LOC129742976; amino-acid sequence: MFELPPSTLQTILQLIVNSHFVKENYCTVIYYDRNLRDAARKCDRYCEFLESVEWAFQSLENGYNSVIWISEDSFINLENAIENGCQSYIVATRNIAHFFDLKMILKNKSKQRIRDKNILVFDEYGSFPLTDVQKEEVLKFFPNLWFMVPSDGNFNFFTHDYSRIPGEIYLGNVFNVTRNEFTSLIPIFYDKLFNLEGRTLQFASTEYLPYCVMSNVGAHNGNADMVNSTLKNELYLEGLEGTLAVEFCRMRNCSLQVTPFGPSDWGDIYENGSGYGAIYSIYTNRTEFGLCCLYYNWFLDILDGSQYTVKSTITTLVPAAKLLPTFLTVIYPFSKALWVAIAIMLVIMTAVHHIITTLNRKHSSDRDAPEPPIEKSIFDMISIYLDQGIFPNSVSSSYRILIAFILLSGVVLSNSYAGALACVLTVPRFEKSIETIHEFVSSPYRWGAPAIAWILSLFGANSSDIKGVINKFDLSPDEEWLYQQTLTGQFGVGVELLNGGNYAFGSFVRRDNVHSFEILSEEFYFTYTIGYSQRGWPLMEYFNKFNLEAIQFGFMTYWEREALRKYADNVVEQALLKAASKQTNSDELAPLTMNHILSPLIILGAGTFGAFLIFVVELMWKQVNPAVLRCYNRVNRISKMAF